A single window of Taeniopygia guttata chromosome 1, bTaeGut7.mat, whole genome shotgun sequence DNA harbors:
- the WBP4 gene encoding WW domain-binding protein 4 isoform X1 produces the protein MADYWKSQPKKFCDYCKCWIADNRPSIEFHERGKNHKENVAKRISEIKKKSLEKAKEEENMSKEFAAMEEAAMKAYQEDMKRLGIKPDDVGSSSTQSKTQSNTVEAKGKKEKKEKKEKKEKKKKKPQDASMPPKIETMEWVQGLSPEGYTYYYNTKTGESQWEKPKGFQGNSQNSQTGAEWVEGVTEDGHTYYYNTQTGVSTWEKPDGFVSSSNEKGQRDKPVETTSESDSEDSENEAESSETNFKRKGDNGGESEEGKKSPKAKKLSPYGKWREVKSEETMDKEESTSASQETSSDGSNKTNPYGKWKALKEVGEEQEEEEAGEKVDLELPSTESDNVAPPVLEDPEEETVIFKEKTVTSLGDLTEGVPTFKKRKFENGKSRNLRQRLSDQ, from the exons AT ggccgATTACTGGAAATCTCAGCCTAAAAAATTCTGCGATTACTGCAAGTGCTGGATAGCAGACAACAGACCT agCATTGAGTTTCATGAAAGAGGAAAGAATCATAAAGAAAATGTGGCAAAGAGAATTAGTGAG attaagaagaaaagcttggaaaaggcaaaagaagaagaaaacatgtCAAAAGAATTTGCAGCAATGGAGGAGGCTGCAATGAAAGCATATCAAGAGGATATGAAAAGGCTTGGAATTAAGCCAG atGATGTAGGGTCCAGTTCAACACAGAGTAAGACACAGAGTAATACAGTGGAAgctaaaggaaagaaagaaaagaaagagaagaaggaaaagaaagaaaagaaaaaaaagaaacctcagGATGCCTCGATGCCACCAAAAATTGAAACAATGGAGTGGGTGCAAGGATTATCTCCTGAAGGCTATACATACTACTACAACACAAAAACTGGAG aATCACAGTGGGAGAAACCTAAAGGATTCCAAGGCAACTCTCAAAACTCACAAACg GGAGCAGAGTGGGTGGAAGGTGTCACTGAAGATGGTCATACCTATTACTATAACACACAAACTGGAG TATCCACATGGGAGAAACCGGATGGTTTTGTTTCATCTTCAAATGAGAAGGGTCAGCGTGACAAGCCTGTAGAAACAACATCTGAATCAGACTCAGAAGATAGTGAGAATGAAGCAGAGAGTTCAGAAACAAACTTCAAG agGAAAGGAGATAATGGTGGAGAAtcagaggaagggaaaaaatctCCCAAAGCTAAAAAGTTAAGCCCTTATGGGAAATGGCGAGAAGTTAAGTCAGAAGAAACCATGGATAAAGAGGAGAGTACATCAGCTTCCCAAGAAACCTCTAGTGATGGATCTAACAAAACCAACCCTTATGGAAAATGGAAAGCACTTAAGGAAGTAggggaagaacaagaagaagaagaagcagg TGAAAAAGTGGACCTGGAGCTTCCAAGTACAGAGAGTGACAATGTAGCACCCCCAGTGCTAGAGGATCCAGAAGAGGAAACAGTCATATTTAAAGAGAAGACAGTCACCTCCCTTGGAGACCTGACAGAAGGGGTGCCAACGTTTAAGAAGAGGAaatttgaaaatggaaaatctaGAAACTTAAGACAAAGACTAAGTGATCAGTAA
- the WBP4 gene encoding WW domain-binding protein 4 isoform X2 encodes MSKEFAAMEEAAMKAYQEDMKRLGIKPDDVGSSSTQSKTQSNTVEAKGKKEKKEKKEKKEKKKKKPQDASMPPKIETMEWVQGLSPEGYTYYYNTKTGESQWEKPKGFQGNSQNSQTGAEWVEGVTEDGHTYYYNTQTGVSTWEKPDGFVSSSNEKGQRDKPVETTSESDSEDSENEAESSETNFKRKGDNGGESEEGKKSPKAKKLSPYGKWREVKSEETMDKEESTSASQETSSDGSNKTNPYGKWKALKEVGEEQEEEEAGEKVDLELPSTESDNVAPPVLEDPEEETVIFKEKTVTSLGDLTEGVPTFKKRKFENGKSRNLRQRLSDQ; translated from the exons atgtCAAAAGAATTTGCAGCAATGGAGGAGGCTGCAATGAAAGCATATCAAGAGGATATGAAAAGGCTTGGAATTAAGCCAG atGATGTAGGGTCCAGTTCAACACAGAGTAAGACACAGAGTAATACAGTGGAAgctaaaggaaagaaagaaaagaaagagaagaaggaaaagaaagaaaagaaaaaaaagaaacctcagGATGCCTCGATGCCACCAAAAATTGAAACAATGGAGTGGGTGCAAGGATTATCTCCTGAAGGCTATACATACTACTACAACACAAAAACTGGAG aATCACAGTGGGAGAAACCTAAAGGATTCCAAGGCAACTCTCAAAACTCACAAACg GGAGCAGAGTGGGTGGAAGGTGTCACTGAAGATGGTCATACCTATTACTATAACACACAAACTGGAG TATCCACATGGGAGAAACCGGATGGTTTTGTTTCATCTTCAAATGAGAAGGGTCAGCGTGACAAGCCTGTAGAAACAACATCTGAATCAGACTCAGAAGATAGTGAGAATGAAGCAGAGAGTTCAGAAACAAACTTCAAG agGAAAGGAGATAATGGTGGAGAAtcagaggaagggaaaaaatctCCCAAAGCTAAAAAGTTAAGCCCTTATGGGAAATGGCGAGAAGTTAAGTCAGAAGAAACCATGGATAAAGAGGAGAGTACATCAGCTTCCCAAGAAACCTCTAGTGATGGATCTAACAAAACCAACCCTTATGGAAAATGGAAAGCACTTAAGGAAGTAggggaagaacaagaagaagaagaagcagg TGAAAAAGTGGACCTGGAGCTTCCAAGTACAGAGAGTGACAATGTAGCACCCCCAGTGCTAGAGGATCCAGAAGAGGAAACAGTCATATTTAAAGAGAAGACAGTCACCTCCCTTGGAGACCTGACAGAAGGGGTGCCAACGTTTAAGAAGAGGAaatttgaaaatggaaaatctaGAAACTTAAGACAAAGACTAAGTGATCAGTAA